In the Geobacter sp. FeAm09 genome, one interval contains:
- a CDS encoding DMT family transporter encodes MNRFKAAVLLLTTTFFWGVTFTVVKEAVASVDVFVFLAQRFILAFALILPVTMAKGKRLDMRTLRQGCLMGVFLFGSYAFQTVALLYTSASNTAFLTGLNVVMVPVISALMLRQRIPRTVRIAVILSVAGLFLLCGNGTWNLTTGDILAAICALCVSLHLIYTGEFARQSDYYWLTAIQLGVVALLSTAGALVRGKQVFIWYPQLLGTLVVCSLIATVFAFLVQTSMQRFISHTNTALIFCTEPVFAALYAWYAINERLGSYGLAGALLILGGMIVSILPEDAGRRAKGGGTESEISVLDEYRAGE; translated from the coding sequence ATGAACAGATTCAAGGCAGCAGTGTTGCTGCTGACCACCACCTTTTTCTGGGGGGTGACCTTCACGGTCGTCAAGGAGGCCGTGGCAAGCGTCGATGTTTTCGTCTTTCTGGCCCAGCGCTTCATCCTGGCCTTCGCCCTGATCCTGCCGGTCACCATGGCCAAGGGGAAGCGCCTGGACATGCGGACCCTGCGCCAGGGGTGCCTGATGGGGGTCTTCCTCTTCGGCTCCTATGCCTTCCAGACCGTCGCCCTGCTCTACACCAGCGCTTCCAATACCGCCTTCCTCACCGGCCTGAATGTGGTCATGGTGCCGGTCATCTCGGCGCTCATGCTGCGCCAGCGCATTCCGAGGACCGTCAGGATCGCAGTGATCCTCTCCGTCGCCGGCCTGTTCCTTCTGTGCGGCAACGGCACCTGGAACCTCACCACCGGCGACATCCTGGCCGCCATCTGCGCCCTCTGCGTCTCGCTGCACCTGATCTATACCGGCGAATTTGCCCGCCAAAGCGACTACTACTGGCTGACCGCCATACAGCTGGGCGTCGTGGCCCTCCTGAGCACCGCCGGCGCCCTGGTCCGCGGCAAGCAGGTATTTATCTGGTATCCTCAGCTGCTGGGGACGCTGGTCGTCTGCTCGCTGATCGCCACCGTCTTCGCCTTTCTGGTCCAGACGTCCATGCAGCGCTTCATCAGCCACACCAACACGGCCCTGATCTTCTGCACCGAGCCGGTTTTTGCGGCCCTGTACGCCTGGTACGCCATCAACGAACGGCTGGGCAGCTACGGCCTGGCGGGGGCACTCCTGATCCTGGGGGGGATGATCGTTTCCATACTGCCGGAGGATGCGGGCAGGCGGGCAAAGGGTGGGGGAACTGAATCGGAGATCAGCGTGCTGGACGAGTACCGGGCGGGGGAATAG